In the Candidatus Zixiibacteriota bacterium genome, one interval contains:
- a CDS encoding FAD-dependent oxidoreductase, producing the protein MRREDTWESFQRKGMMSATLDGDDDAPLGLGAGIGWVPDKWDLVADVVVVGSGAAGMPAAIKAADGGASVIVVEANYDVGGHAIISGGNVPLGGGTSAQRKYGIEDSPDVVFRDLTDWTILQPNGWPDYRYNDRAVMRAFADHCAQTFEFLLANGVVFKDVPPDTQGGHNIGNSAPRENHIVWTKGAGLESPNARGGTGLIRPLEASARAKGVRFLLNYKMTRIVREPGSASRAGRVVGISVKYTPRIMPGQTKPLKSFRSDGNIESTQPTLNVRARKAVILATGGSTGNVHFRRMFDPRLTEVLQVAGEPYTFQDASGELAAMAIGASLWGLANQILENGDNIRTQRALATRYNYMTWELECPIFPLVRATGLNVKDWHDLILVNQVGKRFYDETKGDYPHGNVYNEVRPYTPYDYRNSERIEFNPTKYNFFNAAVAMNEYSEPPDYSCGPVWAIFDSEAAQREKWKLTPPHVDPDGYFFSAPTLRELAAAIKNPYQARPIDGATLQETVERYNSFVESGVDLDFGKPKPKYKIAKPPFYAAWATPLVHDTRAGLRINSRCQVMDMAGRVIPGLYCAGESAGGFNQHGLGRCTTQGFIAGMNAALETARD; encoded by the coding sequence ATGCGACGCGAAGACACCTGGGAAAGTTTCCAACGCAAAGGCATGATGTCCGCCACGCTCGACGGAGACGACGACGCGCCGCTCGGTCTGGGAGCGGGAATAGGGTGGGTTCCCGACAAGTGGGATCTCGTCGCCGACGTCGTGGTGGTCGGCTCGGGAGCGGCGGGTATGCCCGCCGCCATCAAGGCCGCCGACGGCGGGGCCTCGGTGATCGTTGTCGAAGCGAACTACGACGTCGGCGGCCACGCGATCATCAGCGGCGGCAACGTGCCGCTCGGCGGCGGCACCAGCGCGCAGCGCAAGTACGGCATCGAAGACTCGCCCGACGTGGTGTTCCGCGATCTCACGGATTGGACGATTCTGCAGCCGAACGGCTGGCCCGATTACCGCTACAACGACCGCGCGGTGATGCGCGCGTTCGCCGATCACTGCGCTCAGACCTTCGAATTCCTGCTCGCCAACGGCGTCGTCTTCAAGGACGTTCCTCCCGATACCCAGGGCGGGCACAACATCGGCAATTCGGCGCCGCGCGAGAATCACATCGTCTGGACCAAGGGAGCCGGTCTGGAGAGCCCGAACGCGCGTGGGGGGACCGGTCTCATCCGGCCGCTCGAGGCGAGCGCCCGCGCCAAGGGGGTCCGTTTCCTCCTGAACTACAAGATGACCAGGATCGTGCGCGAGCCGGGCTCCGCGAGCCGCGCCGGGAGGGTCGTCGGAATCAGCGTGAAGTACACGCCGAGAATCATGCCGGGGCAGACCAAGCCGCTCAAGAGCTTTCGCTCCGACGGCAACATCGAGAGCACGCAGCCGACGCTCAACGTCCGCGCGCGCAAGGCGGTGATTCTCGCAACCGGCGGGAGCACCGGAAACGTGCACTTCCGCCGCATGTTCGATCCCCGGCTCACCGAGGTGCTGCAGGTCGCCGGCGAGCCCTACACCTTCCAGGACGCCAGCGGCGAGCTGGCGGCGATGGCGATCGGCGCGTCGCTCTGGGGACTGGCCAATCAGATTCTGGAGAACGGCGACAACATCCGCACGCAGCGTGCGCTCGCGACCCGCTACAACTACATGACCTGGGAGCTCGAATGCCCGATCTTCCCGCTGGTGCGCGCTACCGGGCTTAACGTGAAGGACTGGCACGACCTGATCCTGGTGAACCAGGTCGGCAAGCGGTTCTATGACGAGACCAAAGGGGATTACCCGCACGGCAACGTCTACAACGAGGTCCGCCCGTACACCCCGTACGACTACCGCAACAGCGAGCGCATCGAGTTCAATCCGACCAAGTACAACTTCTTCAACGCTGCCGTGGCGATGAACGAGTATTCAGAACCGCCCGACTATTCGTGCGGCCCCGTATGGGCGATCTTCGACTCCGAGGCGGCGCAAAGGGAGAAGTGGAAGCTCACGCCCCCGCACGTCGACCCGGACGGATATTTCTTCAGCGCACCGACGCTGCGCGAGCTGGCCGCCGCGATCAAGAACCCGTATCAGGCCAGGCCGATCGACGGCGCTACGCTGCAGGAGACCGTCGAGCGCTACAACTCGTTCGTGGAATCGGGAGTGGATCTCGACTTCGGCAAACCAAAACCGAAATACAAGATCGCAAAACCGCCCTTTTACGCCGCCTGGGCCACCCCGCTGGTGCACGACACCCGCGCCGGGTTGAGGATCAACAGCCGATGCCAGGTCATGGACATGGCCGGCCGGGTGATTCCGGGCCTTTACTGTGCGGGCGAGTCCGCGGGCGGGTTCAACCAGCACGGCCTCGGCCGCTGCACCACTCAGGGTTTCATCGCCGGGATGAACGCCGCCCTGGAGACGGCGCGCGACTGA
- a CDS encoding NnrS family protein, with product MVLFALGFRPFFLLAAALALVVIPYWAAVFAGGLKLEGYYGPIRWHSHEMIFGYGVAVISGFLLTAARNWTGLPTTAGAPLALLSALWLAARVLPFFHGAVSPPLIAASDLVFLPALTVAIAIPLVRSGERRNLIFLPILAAMFLADLMVHAEVAGFARGSARPGIFLGLNLIVLLIVIVGGRVIPFFTERAVAGTAPSRRGAIELLCPASVVAFAAAELLQPGSAITGVLAALAAASNGIRLAGWYTRKIWRLPLLWVLHVGYGWIVTGFCLKMLAAAGAIAPQFAVHAFTVGGIGVLTLGMMARVSLGHTGRPLEPAAPVVLSFVLINAAAFSRGLMPAVFPGWLSALVALSAALWAAAFLLFLVIYAPILTRPRVDGRAG from the coding sequence GTGGTCCTGTTCGCCCTGGGGTTTCGTCCTTTTTTCCTTCTGGCGGCCGCCCTTGCTCTCGTCGTGATCCCGTACTGGGCAGCGGTGTTCGCCGGCGGCCTGAAGCTCGAGGGCTATTACGGGCCGATCCGCTGGCACAGCCACGAGATGATCTTCGGCTACGGCGTGGCCGTGATCTCCGGCTTCTTGCTTACGGCGGCGCGCAACTGGACCGGTCTCCCGACCACCGCGGGCGCCCCCCTGGCGTTGCTATCGGCGCTCTGGCTGGCCGCCAGGGTTCTGCCGTTTTTCCACGGCGCGGTCTCACCACCGTTGATCGCCGCCTCCGATCTCGTCTTCCTTCCGGCCCTCACGGTCGCGATCGCCATCCCCCTGGTCCGAAGCGGGGAGCGGCGCAATCTCATTTTTCTTCCGATCCTCGCCGCCATGTTTCTCGCTGATCTGATGGTTCACGCGGAGGTGGCCGGTTTTGCCCGCGGCTCGGCTCGCCCCGGAATCTTTCTGGGCTTGAACCTGATCGTTCTCCTGATCGTGATCGTTGGCGGCAGAGTGATTCCGTTCTTTACCGAGCGGGCCGTTGCTGGCACCGCCCCGAGCCGGCGCGGGGCGATCGAGCTGCTCTGCCCGGCCTCGGTTGTTGCCTTCGCCGCGGCGGAGCTGCTGCAACCCGGTTCCGCGATCACCGGCGTTCTGGCGGCGCTGGCCGCCGCGAGCAACGGCATCCGCCTCGCCGGCTGGTACACCCGAAAAATTTGGCGGCTGCCTTTGCTCTGGGTGCTCCACGTCGGCTACGGCTGGATCGTGACGGGATTTTGTTTGAAAATGCTCGCCGCCGCAGGCGCAATCGCGCCGCAGTTTGCAGTGCACGCCTTCACCGTAGGAGGAATCGGCGTCCTTACGCTGGGGATGATGGCGCGCGTCTCGCTCGGCCACACCGGGCGCCCGCTCGAGCCGGCGGCGCCCGTCGTGCTCTCGTTCGTCCTGATCAATGCGGCCGCTTTTTCCCGGGGACTGATGCCCGCGGTCTTTCCCGGATGGCTTTCGGCTCTCGTCGCCCTTTCGGCAGCGCTTTGGGCTGCGGCTTTCCTGCTCTTTCTGGTGATCTACGCTCCGATCCTCACCCGGCCGAGGGTCGACGGCCGGGCGGGATGA
- a CDS encoding PQQ-dependent sugar dehydrogenase translates to MKAALRVETIARGLEHPWGLAFFPDGAMLVTERPGRLRRVERDGRLSGPLAGVPAVFARGQGGLLDVALSPNFAADRLVYLSYAEPGEGGAGTAVARGRLGAAGLENTQVIWRQEPKVSGANHFGSRLVFRPDGTLFVTLGERFNYADAAQDLSTTLGKIVRINPDGSIPRDNPFTGRPGARPEIWSYGHRNVQAAALDPETGELWTAEHGARGGDELNRPQAGKNYGWPVISYGVHYSGLKIGEGTAKPGMEQPVYYWDPVIAPSGMVFYTGNLFSAWKGNVLIGSLTPGLLVRLELKDGKVVREERYLAELRERIRNVRQAPDGSLYLLTDSRNGRILRVSPAG, encoded by the coding sequence GTGAAGGCAGCGCTGCGGGTCGAGACGATCGCGCGCGGTCTCGAGCATCCGTGGGGCCTCGCCTTTTTTCCCGACGGTGCCATGCTGGTCACCGAACGTCCGGGCCGCCTGCGCCGGGTGGAGCGTGACGGCCGGCTCTCCGGGCCTCTTGCCGGGGTGCCGGCGGTTTTCGCCCGCGGCCAGGGCGGTCTCCTCGACGTGGCGCTCAGCCCCAACTTCGCAGCCGATCGCCTCGTCTATCTCTCCTACGCCGAGCCCGGCGAAGGAGGGGCGGGCACCGCGGTCGCGCGTGGCAGGCTGGGAGCGGCAGGGCTGGAAAACACGCAGGTGATCTGGCGTCAGGAGCCGAAGGTGAGCGGGGCGAATCACTTTGGATCGCGCCTGGTGTTTCGGCCCGACGGCACGCTGTTCGTCACTCTCGGCGAGCGCTTCAACTACGCCGACGCCGCGCAGGACCTTTCTACGACGCTCGGCAAGATCGTGCGGATCAATCCCGACGGATCGATTCCCCGGGACAACCCGTTCACGGGGCGCCCCGGCGCGCGACCCGAGATCTGGTCGTACGGCCACCGCAACGTGCAGGCGGCTGCACTCGATCCGGAAACCGGAGAGCTCTGGACTGCGGAGCACGGAGCGCGCGGCGGGGACGAGCTCAACCGGCCGCAAGCCGGGAAGAACTACGGCTGGCCGGTCATCTCCTACGGCGTTCATTATTCCGGCCTGAAGATCGGGGAGGGCACCGCGAAGCCGGGAATGGAACAGCCCGTCTATTACTGGGATCCGGTCATTGCCCCTTCCGGCATGGTTTTCTACACCGGCAATCTCTTTTCCGCATGGAAGGGCAACGTTCTCATCGGCTCGCTCACGCCCGGCCTTCTCGTACGGCTCGAACTCAAGGACGGCAAGGTCGTTCGCGAGGAACGGTACCTCGCGGAATTGCGCGAGCGCATCCGCAACGTGCGCCAGGCTCCCGACGGCTCGCTCTACCTGCTCACGGACAGCCGGAACGGACGGATCCTTCGCGTGTCTCCCGCGGGCTGA
- a CDS encoding dienelactone hydrolase family protein, producing the protein MKIVNRGLSAERDGIPGYLAHPDRREPGPGVMIVHHHFGVTGHMKSTVCNLARLGYTTIVPDLYEMLGVADGVHEAQKNTTDGQFVEILDRSWRYLTGRADVDGQRCAVIGYCMGGRIGIHFVAATPGVRCFVGYYPSVRDEGPSRLRPRHPCEAAREFRCPSLIFFGAQDHVAPLPVQQRLMESFQASGQPLDWHLFHRAGHGFALADGDNYDPKLAELAWSLAAEFLARELENE; encoded by the coding sequence ATGAAAATCGTCAACCGAGGCCTCTCCGCGGAACGCGACGGCATTCCGGGCTACCTCGCCCACCCCGATCGCAGAGAGCCGGGCCCGGGCGTCATGATCGTGCACCACCACTTCGGCGTCACCGGCCACATGAAATCCACGGTCTGCAACCTCGCCCGCCTCGGCTACACCACCATTGTTCCCGATCTTTACGAGATGCTCGGCGTCGCGGACGGCGTCCACGAAGCTCAGAAGAACACCACCGACGGGCAATTCGTCGAGATCCTCGACCGGAGCTGGCGCTATCTCACGGGGCGCGCCGACGTCGACGGCCAGCGCTGCGCGGTGATCGGCTATTGCATGGGAGGCCGGATCGGCATCCACTTCGTCGCGGCGACCCCGGGCGTGCGCTGTTTCGTCGGCTACTATCCCTCGGTGCGCGACGAAGGGCCCAGCCGGTTGCGCCCGCGCCACCCCTGCGAGGCGGCCCGCGAATTCAGATGCCCGTCGTTGATCTTTTTCGGCGCGCAGGACCACGTCGCCCCGCTTCCGGTGCAGCAGCGCCTGATGGAGAGCTTCCAGGCCAGCGGGCAACCGCTGGACTGGCACCTGTTCCACCGCGCCGGCCACGGCTTCGCACTGGCGGACGGCGACAACTACGACCCGAAGCTCGCCGAGCTGGCCTGGAGCCTTGCCGCAGAGTTTCTCGCGCGCGAGCTGGAAAACGAGTAG
- a CDS encoding ethanolamine ammonia lyase-activating protein — protein sequence MPLDEASAKRYARKSPFLAWCEREGLPVIGGYGVDDLKSLPLGHWDRWGGPAAYCHLEGSQGFVGMIVAEIPPGKSLKPMRHMYEEQVLVLSGRGATEFWSPGSKEPITLEWQAGSLFSPPLNVLHQHHNGSATEPARFAAANNLPLIMNVYGSAEFVFGAPFDFTERFAGQRDFFSGEMKPGEQEDRAVNFIPDVHAVKLDPHPERGAGFSRLGIHLAGNSMYGHIMAIESGTYKKAHRHAAGAQVIVLAGKGYSLMWHPGREKEMVRVDWRPGSLLVPPEGWYHHHFTTSREAARHLALRRGLRQVGYPWRPNLSEREGGHLLEHEDEPPEIRAMYEAELKKEGIPFRMAPLAPR from the coding sequence ATGCCACTGGATGAAGCTTCGGCAAAACGGTACGCGCGCAAATCGCCCTTCCTCGCGTGGTGCGAGCGCGAAGGGTTGCCGGTGATCGGCGGTTACGGGGTGGACGATTTGAAAAGCCTTCCGCTCGGCCACTGGGATCGCTGGGGCGGCCCCGCAGCCTACTGTCATCTCGAGGGATCGCAGGGATTCGTCGGCATGATCGTCGCCGAGATCCCGCCAGGCAAGAGCCTCAAGCCGATGCGCCACATGTACGAGGAGCAGGTGCTCGTCCTTTCGGGCCGCGGAGCGACTGAGTTCTGGAGCCCGGGGAGCAAGGAGCCGATCACGCTCGAGTGGCAGGCCGGAAGCCTCTTTTCGCCGCCGCTCAACGTGCTGCATCAGCACCACAACGGTTCGGCGACCGAGCCGGCGCGCTTTGCCGCGGCGAACAATCTCCCGTTGATCATGAACGTTTACGGCTCGGCGGAGTTCGTCTTCGGCGCGCCGTTCGATTTCACCGAACGGTTCGCCGGTCAGAGGGACTTCTTCAGCGGCGAGATGAAGCCCGGCGAGCAGGAGGACCGCGCGGTCAATTTCATTCCGGATGTCCACGCCGTAAAGCTCGATCCCCATCCGGAGCGCGGCGCGGGCTTCAGCCGTCTCGGCATTCACCTTGCAGGCAACTCGATGTACGGCCATATCATGGCGATCGAATCCGGTACCTACAAAAAAGCCCATCGCCACGCGGCGGGCGCTCAGGTGATCGTGCTGGCGGGCAAGGGCTATTCGCTGATGTGGCATCCCGGCAGAGAGAAAGAGATGGTGCGGGTCGACTGGCGCCCCGGAAGCCTGCTCGTGCCGCCGGAAGGCTGGTACCACCACCATTTCACGACCAGCAGGGAGGCCGCGCGCCATCTGGCGCTCCGCCGCGGGCTCCGCCAGGTGGGTTATCCGTGGAGGCCGAACCTGAGCGAGCGCGAGGGCGGCCATCTGCTCGAGCACGAGGACGAGCCGCCGGAGATCCGGGCCATGTACGAGGCGGAGCTGAAGAAGGAAGGAATCCCTTTTCGCATGGCGCCGCTCGCCCCCCGTTGA
- a CDS encoding enolase C-terminal domain-like protein, with amino-acid sequence MITSEQITKAFDAATREFRESDEYQALVSGTAHLETVREFLRDVFRTHFLSSHIVALCFASLPSTAAELLKENLLEEMGRSEAEKPHSALLVEMARGIGLGESEIESLIADARQRVAVFCAARVPLATLRELCLSVLLETMSFEFMLSRCSREIAAALTKHYGFDDAALRWFALHSEVDVRHAEEGVAVVQDYIAFHRISDLLFEEIAARTLGDDLFVRHYFPAASKRRTGTRAPAAKTQKIDSVTVYQLRIPFHQAFRHALHRREESDAVVVKVTGSDGRSGFGEALPRPYVTGETVEAMIGRIREQLVPRLFAQTFAPGWETLDHVQALMSGWTSVDGGEGGPRAWNAAFCALELALLDWGLRAGHCGLTDLLAPARYEVVYSGVISADAPEDAAELARRMARWGIRQIKVKVGTLRDADRVEAVRRAAGGEVELRGDANGAWGADEAIEQLRRLQRYGLAAIEEPVGGANPAEVRRVREKTGIPVIADESLVTVADARRMIEIRACDLFNIRLSKCGGISGSLAIARLAQEAGFGVQVGAQVGETGILSAAGRAFAAHLPALAFAEGSFSTWLLREDVTFENVAFGFGGRAPLLRGPGLGITVREDVLERLATARIELRR; translated from the coding sequence ATGATCACGTCCGAGCAAATCACGAAGGCGTTCGATGCCGCGACCAGGGAATTTCGGGAATCGGACGAGTACCAGGCGCTGGTTAGCGGAACGGCCCACCTCGAGACCGTCCGCGAGTTCTTACGCGACGTCTTTCGCACCCACTTCCTGTCCTCGCACATTGTCGCTCTCTGTTTCGCTTCGCTGCCCTCGACCGCCGCAGAGCTGCTGAAAGAGAATCTCCTGGAGGAGATGGGCCGGTCGGAGGCCGAAAAGCCCCATTCGGCGCTGCTCGTCGAGATGGCGCGGGGCATCGGGCTCGGCGAAAGCGAGATCGAGTCCCTGATCGCCGACGCGCGGCAAAGGGTGGCCGTCTTCTGCGCCGCCAGGGTACCGCTCGCCACCCTGCGCGAGCTGTGCCTCTCCGTGCTGCTCGAAACCATGAGCTTCGAGTTCATGCTTTCGCGCTGTTCGAGAGAGATCGCGGCGGCCCTGACGAAGCACTACGGGTTCGACGACGCCGCGCTCCGCTGGTTCGCTTTGCACTCGGAGGTCGATGTGCGCCATGCCGAGGAGGGCGTGGCCGTCGTCCAGGACTATATCGCCTTCCATCGCATCTCCGATCTGCTGTTCGAGGAGATCGCCGCCCGGACCCTGGGGGACGATCTGTTCGTGCGTCACTACTTTCCCGCCGCGTCAAAGCGGCGCACGGGTACGAGAGCGCCGGCCGCCAAGACGCAGAAAATCGACTCGGTGACCGTTTACCAGCTGCGCATTCCGTTTCACCAGGCGTTTCGCCATGCGCTGCACCGGCGCGAAGAGAGCGACGCGGTCGTCGTCAAGGTCACCGGCAGCGACGGTCGGAGCGGTTTCGGCGAAGCCTTGCCGCGCCCGTACGTGACGGGTGAGACCGTCGAGGCGATGATCGGGCGTATTCGCGAGCAACTGGTGCCGCGGCTCTTTGCGCAAACGTTCGCTCCCGGATGGGAAACGCTCGATCACGTCCAGGCGCTCATGTCCGGATGGACCTCGGTCGACGGCGGAGAAGGCGGTCCGCGCGCCTGGAATGCGGCGTTCTGCGCGCTGGAGCTGGCGCTGCTCGACTGGGGCCTCCGAGCCGGCCACTGCGGATTGACCGACCTGCTGGCGCCGGCGCGTTACGAAGTCGTCTACAGCGGAGTCATCTCGGCGGACGCGCCGGAGGACGCCGCGGAGCTGGCGCGCAGGATGGCGCGATGGGGCATCCGCCAGATCAAGGTGAAAGTCGGCACACTGCGCGACGCGGACCGGGTCGAGGCGGTCAGACGAGCCGCAGGCGGGGAAGTCGAATTGCGCGGGGACGCGAACGGCGCATGGGGGGCGGACGAGGCGATCGAGCAGCTGCGACGCTTGCAGCGGTATGGGCTTGCGGCAATCGAGGAACCGGTCGGGGGCGCGAATCCCGCGGAGGTGAGACGGGTGCGTGAAAAGACCGGCATCCCGGTGATCGCGGACGAGTCGCTCGTCACGGTCGCCGATGCCCGCCGGATGATCGAGATCCGCGCGTGTGACCTCTTCAACATCCGCTTATCCAAATGCGGCGGGATCAGCGGCAGCCTTGCGATCGCCCGGCTCGCGCAGGAAGCCGGGTTCGGAGTCCAGGTCGGCGCCCAGGTCGGCGAAACCGGCATCTTGTCGGCGGCCGGGCGCGCCTTCGCGGCGCACCTGCCGGCGCTCGCCTTCGCCGAAGGCTCGTTCAGTACCTGGCTGCTGCGCGAAGACGTGACTTTCGAGAACGTCGCATTCGGTTTCGGCGGAAGGGCCCCCCTGCTGAGGGGCCCGGGGCTGGGGATCACGGTCCGCGAAGACGTCCTGGAGAGGCTTGCGACGGCGAGGATCGAGCTCCGTCGTTAG